A window of Priestia megaterium genomic DNA:
CAAGCTATCTGGATCATTCAACAGCTCGTTATCGAAACGGCCTTATAGGAGGCCATAGAGCTTAAAGGAGGAAATATCATGCATCACGATAGAAGGATGAAAAAATGGAGAGCTTTCGCAAGCATGCCAGAGCAATACATAGGATTACAGGAAGTCATAAACAAGCAACTAGAAGTACCTCAACCTCTTTTAACAGAAGAGGAAATGGAACAAATCAATTTCACCTTGATTGAAGCCTTACATACAAATCAACAAGTATACCTTACATATTATAAGAACGGGCAACGTATAACCGAAACAGGATTCATACAATTTGTTGATTCCCTGGGGAATTTGTTTGTTTTTATCGATGAAGTATTTGAATTAAAGAACAAAATGAGGTTAAGTGAACTAATTAATGTTCGTTTTGCTTAGTTCTTGAAATTTAAGTGTACGGAACCATTCCTGTAATTGGGCAACAAAGTTTTTTATTGTATCTCTAATTTATTACAGTGAACAAGCGTATCATCTACATTAAAAATTAGTGTTTGTCTCTGCATTTCTTTAAGGCCCTTCTATGATTGGTATATGGATAGTATATGTAGAAAAAATAATTAGAGAGAACCTTCTGCTATATTAAACAGAAGGTTCTTTTTATGAGGTAAGAAGCCGTGGAAGCTTCTTATCAATAAATATACTGGTCAAAATTTTCTCTACTCATATTTATTTTGAAACTAGAGGCACTTAACCCTGCACGACTTATAAGTCGCTCAGTGCTTTCGTCTTCTTTAGGTATACTAAGTTCAAGTCCTTGTATAGTGAAAGGGTCATACATATACTCTGTTAGGTCACTTCTTACATCTGACATCATATACACCTCTGTTATTCACGATCATTGTCTATATTTTCTTGTATATTACTTAATATGTTTTTCGTATTAGTTATTTCGTTTAAACGTTCTAACTCGTGCATGTTAGTAGAGGTTGGATTATTTAAGTGTAAATGCTTTGCATAATCATTGTCGAACCTTCCTAAATAATGTTTTTTACTATCTAATGGTTCATTGACACCAGATTCTCGCATAAAAAAAACCTCCCAAATATATTGTTTGATTTGAGTAAAAAAATATAAGAGGTAGTATAAGACAAAATGATTTTCCTGTTATAGATATTCCTTATGGATAATATTCCAATTTTCTTTTCCCACTAATAAAATTTTATAAGCACCAAAAAGTAAAGTAATTTTTTTCTTAATGGAAAGTATATAACTATAAAGCTTTAACAGGGGTGATCAAATGTTAACATCTGAAGAAAGTAAAAACGATGTACCACGTCCGCAACATTATTTAAAACTAATAAATGACACTGATAGAAAATTGAAGTTAGAGTGGAAAGGGGATATAGATCAATCTAATGTTACTGTTCCATCAGAATTAAACCCAGGTGACGCTGATGAAAAAGATTCCAAAAGAACTAGTGATGCAAGTTTTATTGTAGATATTTATCGTTGGAAAGATAGCTCTTATATTTATAGTGGGCAACTAACAGAACATGTGCATGGCAGAGTGTATAGTAGTGAAGAGACCTACTATTTAAAATTAGAGTCATTTCCTGACAGAAATCAAATTCAGTTGATAAAAAAATCAGAAGTAGATGAAACTGAACATACCATAATCAACACTTTTTCAGAAGATGAGTGGTAATATAATCAAGGTCTTTTCTTAATGAAAAAGCTGCCAAGCAGGCAGCTAACAATCCAGCTCTAATTCTCTTTCAAGGTTTTGCGTTGCCAGGAGGCTTATTGGTTGGAAAAATTGCTTTTTCCACGTCTTCTGCTGCGATTACTGGATCTACTGTATTGCTATTTGGTTTGCCCTTCTGACTATTGCCTTTATCGCGTTTCTGACTCATTTTTAGATCTCCCTTCAAATTTAGTTACATTGTTAAGATGAGTTAACAAGTGGAAGCTTATTCAAAGTCTTAATTAATGTATTAACGCATTACCTGAAGAATTCAGTTGAAAAAGAGAAGGATTTCCCTTCTCTTTTTTTAATTCAATCTTGTTTTCACTCTTTTTAAAACTTGAGGCATCTGATTTACCAACCTCTCGCTGATTCTCCTTACGTTCTACTTTAGACGTTGGGACATCTTTCGATCTCTCGTCCATTTTATGAAAAATATAAGCCACTAGGACAACCCCCAGCATATAAAAATCGAGCTTAGCTTACATCAATACCTACTCCTCACCTACTGCAGTAAGGGTTCTTTGTTATTTTTCGAGTGGACAGGCAAACTTACTGCAGTAGCTACATAGTATCTAAATAATTACGACTTCATTACGTAATCAGTAGCTAGTTCAGTATCGATACCGCGTTAATACAAGCTGTATACGCTTCGTGAAGCCCTTCATCAAATCTGTAAGGGAGCTGAGCCGAAGAGGCGAAGGGGGCGACCGGATGCGTTGAGCTGAAATAATGCATAAACCAAAGGCAAAAAATTAAACGAATGAAAGTTGGTATCAACATGAGAAAATCTCATTATATTACTTTTCGAAACTTCTTCCATAAACCATCCTTTAAACCCTCAACAAAACCTCGTCCTTTTAACGCTTATTCGTTTGTTCCTTTTAGTCCAGTTGCTCTGCTAGACCCCACTATTCTTACCGTAGGAGGAATTGTTTTAGGAATTGCCTTCATTGAACAGATATTAAATCGATGGGGTGTAATAGACCTTGCCGATCAGTTTAAAAAAGTGATGCGGTTTATCTTGCCTGTCGCCTTTTATGGGGGCTTATCTTACTTCTTTGCGACATTTATGTTTTGAGGAGGGTTTTAGATGTTTGAGAAACTAAAATTGCGTGGAAAGCTTATTAAAGCGTTTCGTACGGCAGAGATTTACCGAGTGATTAGACGAGGAGACCGTACCTCCTATCTGTTTCCAAAAATTCATCAAATTGATAACCATCATACGTACACTCGGTACGCCTTTTCCTTACTAAATGGCATTGATCCTGAACTTTTAAATAAAAAAAGATGGGCATTACGACAAGTATTAGGCAGCAACATCGAGATAAATGGCAGCCTAAAGAATTTTAGCATCACCGTTCATCACAAAAGCCTACCTAAAATGCTCAATTATAGGTATGAGGTCATTCATCCTCATATTGAGAAAATGGAGCTCCCAGTATGCATTGGTCAAGATATCTATGGAAGCCCCGTTTCGTGGGACTTTGCGGATTTAGAAACGTTACTGATTTCTGGCGAAATCGGCGCTGGAAAAAGCAGTCTCATGCGTGTCATTCTAACAACGTGGGTGAAATATGCCTCTCCTGAAGACTTACGCTTAGTCTTAGTAGATCTCAAACGGGCAGACTTAGGGTTATTTCATGGAATCGATCATGTAGACGCGCTTTGTTTTGAAGCGAAAGATATGAGAAGACCTTTTGCCTTGTTACGAACTGAAATGTATCGACGGGGCGATTTACTGTTAGAGCATGGTGTGACTCATATCAGCAGGCTTCCTTTTAAGCTGCCTCGGATTGTCGTGGTTGTAGACGAAATGAGCATAATCAAGCGAGAAACAGATCTCGTAGAGATGATCCAACAGTTTGCGAGTCAAGGCCGTGCGTTAGGCGTTCATACGATTATTGCCATGCAGCGCCCGGATGCGGATTTATTAAATTCAGCGTTAAAGGCTAACTTACGGGTACGAATCTCTGGAAGGCAGGCCGATGCCACAAATGCAAAAGTAGCCGGGGTACTAGGGGCAGAAGAAATCGATGCAGCAGCCAGAGGCCGCATGAAAATCAAAATTGATGAGGTCAAAGAGTTTCAAGCCTTTTTCTTAGATGAAGAAGCTTGTAAGGAAATGCTTTCACCTTATAAAACGCGTGTGAAAGACCCTGAATCTAAACTAGAAGTTGTATCACCGCCCCTCTTTGGATTATTAGAGAAGGAGGAACAGCGATGAGTTTTCGTCTATCTCAGCGTGATAAAGACATCATTGGGTTTATCAATCAATTTCGGGCTGTAGATCGAGACTCATTAGTGGAACTG
This region includes:
- a CDS encoding YolD-like family protein codes for the protein MHHDRRMKKWRAFASMPEQYIGLQEVINKQLEVPQPLLTEEEMEQINFTLIEALHTNQQVYLTYYKNGQRITETGFIQFVDSLGNLFVFIDEVFELKNKMRLSELINVRFA
- a CDS encoding FtsK/SpoIIIE domain-containing protein — protein: MFEKLKLRGKLIKAFRTAEIYRVIRRGDRTSYLFPKIHQIDNHHTYTRYAFSLLNGIDPELLNKKRWALRQVLGSNIEINGSLKNFSITVHHKSLPKMLNYRYEVIHPHIEKMELPVCIGQDIYGSPVSWDFADLETLLISGEIGAGKSSLMRVILTTWVKYASPEDLRLVLVDLKRADLGLFHGIDHVDALCFEAKDMRRPFALLRTEMYRRGDLLLEHGVTHISRLPFKLPRIVVVVDEMSIIKRETDLVEMIQQFASQGRALGVHTIIAMQRPDADLLNSALKANLRVRISGRQADATNAKVAGVLGAEEIDAAARGRMKIKIDEVKEFQAFFLDEEACKEMLSPYKTRVKDPESKLEVVSPPLFGLLEKEEQR